A region of Paenibacillus sp. 37 DNA encodes the following proteins:
- a CDS encoding lactonase family protein codes for MEPVTTQETLFYTGTYASADEPGIYLCALNADTGEMRIVNHMDGVDNPSYLALCPDGNCLYVASETDEGEVLVYRRDTATSELHLMDRKQTRGASPCYVSVSTDGQWVFSSNYSSGSVNVFPVGDQGTLGEMSAWVEHTGSGINEERQEGPHAHSIQPDPSGQYAVVCDLGLDQIIVYRLEEGRLVTHREMDQPPGAGPRHLVFHPNSKWAYVINELNNTVTAFLYDERRGEFTTVQHISTLPEGHKGEGTAADIRVSPCGRFLYASNRGDDSIVLYHIDQESGELEAVEWTSTIGQTPRNFNILPGGVLVVANQDSNNLVGFQITEEDGRLTHNGFKLELPRPVCIAPVV; via the coding sequence ATGGAACCAGTCACAACTCAGGAAACACTTTTCTATACAGGTACGTATGCGTCAGCGGATGAACCAGGAATATACCTATGTGCGTTGAATGCGGATACAGGAGAGATGCGAATCGTCAATCACATGGATGGTGTGGATAATCCGTCTTATCTGGCGCTATGCCCGGATGGAAATTGTCTGTATGTGGCGAGTGAGACGGACGAGGGAGAGGTGTTGGTCTATCGGAGAGATACGGCAACGAGTGAGCTGCACCTGATGGATCGAAAACAGACCAGAGGGGCTTCTCCATGTTATGTGTCTGTCTCCACAGATGGTCAGTGGGTGTTCTCATCCAACTATAGCAGCGGCAGTGTCAATGTATTCCCGGTTGGCGATCAGGGGACGCTTGGTGAGATGAGTGCATGGGTAGAGCACACGGGAAGTGGAATCAACGAAGAACGCCAGGAAGGGCCGCATGCACACTCCATTCAGCCAGATCCGTCCGGACAGTATGCTGTCGTATGTGACCTCGGTCTGGATCAGATCATTGTGTATCGGTTGGAAGAGGGACGTTTGGTTACCCATCGTGAGATGGATCAGCCACCAGGCGCAGGGCCAAGGCATCTTGTGTTCCATCCCAACTCAAAGTGGGCATATGTAATTAACGAATTGAACAACACGGTTACGGCATTCCTGTACGATGAGCGCAGAGGTGAGTTCACTACAGTGCAGCACATTTCCACACTTCCAGAAGGGCATAAAGGAGAGGGTACGGCTGCAGACATCCGTGTATCTCCATGTGGACGTTTCCTGTATGCATCCAATCGGGGAGATGACAGCATCGTACTCTATCATATTGACCAGGAGAGCGGTGAGTTGGAAGCCGTAGAGTGGACGTCCACGATTGGGCAGACACCGCGTAACTTTAATATTTTGCCGGGTGGAGTTCTAGTCGTGGCGAATCAGGACAGCAATAACCTCGTAGGTTTCCAGATCACCGAAGAAGACGGACGTCTGACACATAATGGATTCAAGCTGGAACTGCCTCGTCCGGTATGTATTGCTCCTGTGGTATAA
- a CDS encoding rhamnogalacturonan lyase, with product MGNRSSLWKRTLRTAGVSLLSSALLVTSLGFGNTQVTHAAGARQMEYLDRGVVAVKTGTGVFVSWRLLGTEGSNVSFNVYRDGTKVNASPITNSTNLQDASGTSSSKYTVRAVVSGTEQAASAAASVWGNNYLSVPLSVPAGGTTPDGVAYTYSANDASAGDLDGDGEYELIVKWDPSNSKDNSQSGYTGEVFIDAYKLNGTRLWRISLGKNIRAGAHYTQFMVYDLDGDGKAEVAMKTADGTKDGTGVVIGDASKDYRNSSGYVLSGPEFLTVFNGQTGKALSTVNYEPARGNVSSWGDNYGNRVDRFLAAIAYLDGERPSLVMARGYYTRSVLVAYNWRNGQLTKQWTFDSNTSGNSGYAGQGNHNLSVADVDGDGKDEIVYGAMAVDDNGKGLYTTGLHHGDAMHLSDLDPDRPGLEVFQVHETPSNAGVEFRDAGTGQLIWGVKTTKDIGRGMAADIDPRYKGAEVWADGSLYTAKGQKLGTTLPSSTNFGIWWDGDLLRELLDSNRIDKWNYTNSTTMNLLTASGVSSNNGTKSTPNLQADLFGDWREEVVWRTNDSSALRIYTTTAVTDKRIYTLMHDPVYRLGVAWQNVAYNQPPHTGFYLGEGMSTPPVPNIRYAGR from the coding sequence ATGGGAAATCGATCATCATTGTGGAAGCGCACATTACGTACAGCCGGAGTATCACTGCTGAGTTCCGCGTTACTGGTCACTTCGCTTGGCTTTGGCAACACGCAAGTAACACATGCAGCGGGTGCAAGACAGATGGAATATCTCGATCGCGGCGTGGTGGCTGTGAAGACCGGGACAGGTGTGTTTGTCAGTTGGCGGCTTCTGGGAACGGAAGGATCGAATGTATCGTTCAACGTCTATCGGGATGGAACCAAGGTGAACGCATCGCCCATAACAAATAGCACCAACCTTCAGGATGCAAGCGGGACGAGCAGTTCCAAATACACGGTTCGCGCAGTAGTCAGTGGAACGGAGCAGGCTGCTTCAGCGGCAGCGAGCGTATGGGGCAACAACTATCTATCTGTACCGCTCAGTGTACCCGCTGGTGGGACAACGCCCGATGGAGTAGCCTACACTTACAGTGCCAACGATGCCAGTGCAGGTGATCTGGATGGTGATGGTGAGTATGAATTGATCGTGAAGTGGGACCCCTCCAACTCCAAGGATAACTCCCAGAGCGGTTATACCGGGGAAGTGTTTATCGATGCCTACAAATTAAACGGAACACGCCTCTGGCGAATTAGTCTGGGCAAAAATATCCGTGCCGGTGCTCACTACACTCAGTTCATGGTGTATGATCTCGACGGTGACGGCAAAGCCGAGGTTGCGATGAAAACAGCCGATGGCACCAAGGATGGTACTGGTGTGGTCATCGGGGATGCCAGCAAGGATTACCGCAATTCCAGCGGTTATGTGTTGTCTGGTCCCGAATTCCTGACGGTATTTAATGGACAGACTGGCAAAGCGCTCTCCACGGTGAACTACGAGCCGGCGCGTGGCAATGTATCCAGTTGGGGGGATAACTACGGCAATCGGGTGGACCGATTCCTTGCGGCCATTGCCTATCTCGATGGCGAGCGCCCAAGTCTGGTCATGGCTCGCGGGTATTATACGCGCAGTGTGCTCGTGGCCTATAACTGGCGGAATGGACAGCTGACCAAGCAGTGGACATTTGATTCCAATACCTCCGGTAACTCGGGTTATGCCGGGCAAGGTAATCATAATCTGAGTGTGGCGGACGTAGACGGAGATGGGAAAGACGAGATCGTTTATGGTGCCATGGCGGTGGATGACAACGGCAAAGGATTGTACACAACAGGACTTCATCATGGTGATGCCATGCATCTGAGTGATCTGGACCCGGACCGCCCTGGACTTGAGGTATTTCAGGTTCATGAGACACCGTCCAATGCCGGCGTTGAATTCCGTGATGCAGGTACAGGTCAGTTAATCTGGGGAGTCAAAACAACAAAGGATATTGGACGTGGCATGGCGGCAGATATCGATCCAAGATATAAAGGTGCCGAAGTATGGGCAGACGGCAGTCTGTACACAGCCAAAGGGCAGAAACTCGGGACAACCCTGCCTTCCTCCACGAATTTTGGGATCTGGTGGGATGGCGACCTGCTCCGTGAACTGCTGGACAGCAACCGAATCGACAAGTGGAATTATACCAACAGCACAACGATGAACCTGCTCACCGCATCCGGCGTTTCTTCCAACAACGGGACCAAGTCTACGCCGAATCTGCAGGCCGACCTGTTTGGAGACTGGAGAGAGGAAGTGGTATGGCGGACGAATGACAGCTCAGCGTTGCGGATCTATACTACAACAGCAGTTACGGACAAACGCATCTATACGCTGATGCATGATCCAGTGTACCGTCTTGGCGTCGCTTGGCAAAATGTAGCCTACAATCAACCGCCACACACCGGTTTTTATCTGGGAGAAGGCATGAGCACACCACCAGTACCCAATATCCGGTATGCGGGCAGATGA
- the cysT gene encoding sulfate ABC transporter permease subunit CysT, with amino-acid sequence MSKVMVTQRRTLPGFGLTMGYSVLYLSLVVLIPLAALLFNSTGLTWATMIEVATNPRVLASFQVSFLTAGAAALIDLVLGLLLAWVLVRYEFPGKRLFDAVIDLPFALPTAVAGVALTAIYAGNGWIGQFVEPLGIKLAYSQAGITLALMFIGIPFVVRTVQPVLEELEAEVEEAAATLGAGRWRIFRTILLPDLIPPLLTGFALAFARGIGEYGSVVFISGNMPMKTEIAPLLIMAKLEQFDYAGATAVALLLLLVSFILLLIINSLQRWSRKAGRA; translated from the coding sequence ATGAGCAAGGTGATGGTGACGCAAAGACGCACATTGCCGGGATTCGGATTAACGATGGGTTACAGTGTGCTCTACCTGAGCCTGGTTGTACTTATTCCACTGGCTGCGCTGTTATTTAACTCAACAGGACTGACGTGGGCAACCATGATTGAGGTTGCGACCAATCCCAGGGTGCTGGCTTCCTTCCAGGTCAGCTTCCTAACCGCAGGTGCAGCGGCACTGATTGATCTCGTGCTGGGGTTACTCCTGGCATGGGTGCTTGTTCGGTACGAATTCCCGGGCAAAAGGCTGTTTGATGCGGTCATCGATCTGCCTTTTGCCTTGCCGACAGCGGTAGCAGGGGTTGCTCTTACGGCGATCTATGCCGGCAATGGCTGGATTGGGCAGTTTGTAGAGCCTTTGGGTATCAAGCTCGCCTATTCACAGGCCGGGATTACGCTGGCGCTGATGTTTATCGGCATTCCGTTCGTGGTTCGTACGGTGCAACCGGTATTGGAGGAGTTGGAAGCGGAGGTGGAAGAAGCTGCTGCCACACTGGGCGCAGGAAGATGGCGGATATTCCGTACGATTCTGCTGCCGGATCTGATTCCACCGCTGCTGACGGGTTTTGCTCTGGCTTTCGCCCGGGGCATTGGCGAATATGGCTCGGTTGTATTTATCTCAGGTAATATGCCGATGAAAACGGAGATTGCTCCCTTGCTGATCATGGCCAAGCTGGAGCAGTTCGATTATGCAGGCGCTACAGCTGTAGCTTTGCTGCTGCTGCTGGTTTCTTTCATCCTGCTGCTGATCATTAATTCCTTGCAGCGTTGGAGCCGGAAGGCGGGCAGGGCATGA
- a CDS encoding sulfate ABC transporter substrate-binding protein — MKKRIHKGILVGLALVLTGVLAACGSDSGGSSATGTSGGAEGGKEGAKAIELLNVSYDPTRELYEQYNKAFAAHWLKEKGQEVTIKQSHGGSGKQSRSVIDGLDADVVTLALGYDIDAIEDKGLINEGWQDKYEHNSSPYTSTIVFLVRKGNPKGIKDWDDLIKGDTQVITPNPKTSGGARWNYLAAWGYALKHNNNDEEKAKAFVGELFKHAPVLDSGARGSTTTFVERGIGDVLLAWENEAFLSVKELGPDKFDIVVPSVSILAEPPVAIVDKNADKKGSRDVADAYLKYLYSEEGQTIAAENYYRPTLDSVEKKFKDQFPALELFTLKDVFGTWRDTQAKHFNDGGIFDQIYVPGS; from the coding sequence ATGAAAAAGAGAATTCATAAGGGTATTTTGGTTGGTCTGGCACTGGTGTTAACAGGGGTACTGGCAGCATGCGGATCGGATAGCGGCGGGTCCAGTGCGACAGGAACATCGGGGGGAGCGGAAGGTGGCAAGGAAGGGGCCAAGGCCATCGAGCTGCTGAATGTTTCCTATGATCCAACGCGGGAACTCTATGAGCAGTATAACAAAGCGTTTGCGGCGCATTGGTTGAAAGAGAAAGGACAGGAAGTAACCATCAAGCAATCCCATGGGGGATCGGGCAAACAAAGTCGTTCTGTTATTGACGGACTGGATGCAGACGTGGTGACACTGGCATTGGGATACGATATTGATGCGATTGAAGATAAAGGTCTGATTAATGAAGGCTGGCAGGACAAATACGAGCATAACAGCTCTCCGTATACCTCTACGATTGTGTTCCTTGTACGTAAAGGCAATCCCAAAGGTATTAAGGACTGGGATGATCTGATCAAAGGGGATACCCAAGTCATCACCCCGAATCCCAAAACATCCGGCGGGGCGCGCTGGAACTATCTGGCGGCATGGGGATATGCCCTTAAGCACAATAACAATGATGAAGAGAAAGCGAAGGCATTTGTTGGTGAATTGTTCAAACATGCGCCTGTACTGGATTCGGGTGCTCGTGGGTCTACGACAACGTTTGTTGAACGTGGCATTGGTGATGTGTTGCTTGCCTGGGAGAATGAAGCTTTCCTATCGGTAAAAGAGCTGGGTCCGGACAAATTCGATATTGTCGTGCCTTCGGTTAGTATCTTGGCTGAACCACCCGTTGCGATTGTGGACAAAAATGCAGACAAAAAAGGAAGCCGCGACGTGGCGGACGCCTATCTGAAATATTTGTACAGTGAAGAAGGACAGACGATTGCCGCTGAAAATTATTACCGCCCAACGCTGGACAGCGTGGAGAAAAAATTCAAAGATCAGTTCCCGGCGCTTGAACTGTTCACGTTGAAAGATGTGTTCGGCACATGGCGGGATACTCAGGCCAAACATTTCAATGACGGTGGTATCTTCGACCAGATCTATGTTCCGGGCAGCTAA
- a CDS encoding helix-turn-helix domain-containing protein, whose protein sequence is MEPANSIREQLIQFIDKNSMTLSRFSDVSGINTGTISRILHGNRPISVSQLIAISSGMGVAADHFFADYVEECFAYSVSMRRIRPFILRSAELNRLDCIEQILHRLLDDLDYATELYEMAEQLFERNQRSAAALLYKSVSEVEKYQHSERLAMCQYRLFLIGQGENLEENLRTAILFEPYVDRLDEGYQLEAFKDLIHVFGSVNKWSEVKDIADKMLHLAKIQYDTINLLERQNQEWKQTVRPLYFYILYAWLIQSTVFEEQGDYTKALELVELYASGKSWVREDDEESRRVLKQFEEWATANKYLYQMLSGDQKVVKEYANYITQYPEEIFLALRYIIQAANKFNWNIDDILERFSDYIPLRTYKTEFGQYNSSMMDQNYAKLLGELALYYLNHNRDVAISRILEGLNFSIQKNNDLNFIKYVIAFLEKYLSSEDHEDKEKLKLLIHEMQRINA, encoded by the coding sequence TTGGAACCTGCAAATTCAATTCGGGAGCAATTAATCCAGTTTATCGATAAGAACAGCATGACGCTCTCCCGATTCTCGGACGTATCTGGCATTAATACAGGCACAATCAGTCGTATCTTACATGGAAATCGTCCCATATCTGTGAGTCAGTTAATTGCGATCTCATCAGGAATGGGCGTGGCAGCAGATCATTTTTTTGCCGACTATGTGGAAGAATGTTTTGCTTATTCCGTATCCATGAGGCGGATTAGACCGTTTATTCTCCGAAGTGCGGAGCTGAATCGGCTGGACTGCATTGAGCAGATTCTTCATCGGCTACTGGACGACCTCGATTACGCAACAGAATTATATGAGATGGCGGAACAATTGTTTGAACGAAATCAGCGGTCTGCGGCGGCATTGTTATATAAGAGTGTGAGTGAAGTTGAGAAATATCAGCATTCTGAACGGCTTGCGATGTGTCAATATCGGTTGTTTCTCATTGGACAAGGAGAGAACCTGGAGGAAAATCTAAGGACAGCTATCTTGTTCGAGCCCTATGTTGACCGGCTGGATGAGGGATATCAGCTGGAAGCCTTCAAAGATCTAATTCATGTTTTTGGTTCGGTAAATAAATGGAGCGAAGTTAAAGATATCGCTGACAAGATGTTACACTTAGCCAAAATTCAATATGATACAATTAATCTTTTGGAACGACAAAATCAGGAGTGGAAACAAACAGTGCGGCCACTTTACTTTTATATACTATATGCTTGGTTGATTCAGTCAACGGTATTCGAGGAGCAGGGAGACTATACCAAAGCATTAGAACTTGTGGAGCTGTATGCAAGTGGAAAGAGCTGGGTACGGGAGGACGATGAAGAATCTCGACGTGTGCTGAAGCAATTCGAAGAATGGGCGACGGCTAATAAGTACCTCTATCAGATGTTATCTGGAGATCAGAAGGTTGTTAAAGAATATGCAAATTACATCACACAATACCCAGAGGAGATTTTTTTGGCATTACGTTATATCATCCAGGCAGCGAATAAGTTTAACTGGAATATTGATGATATTTTAGAGCGTTTCTCGGATTATATTCCCTTACGTACATACAAGACAGAATTTGGACAATACAACTCTTCAATGATGGATCAAAATTATGCAAAACTTCTAGGGGAATTGGCGCTATACTATCTAAATCACAATCGCGATGTTGCAATAAGTCGAATTTTAGAAGGATTAAACTTCTCTATCCAAAAGAATAATGATCTCAATTTCATTAAATATGTCATAGCTTTTCTTGAAAAATACCTTAGTAGTGAAGATCATGAAGACAAAGAAAAACTTAAATTACTAATTCATGAGATGCAGCGCATCAATGCTTAA